From the Anguilla anguilla isolate fAngAng1 chromosome 6, fAngAng1.pri, whole genome shotgun sequence genome, one window contains:
- the LOC118228955 gene encoding zinc-binding protein A33-like: MASGSSLLEEELSCPVCTEIFRDPVLLSCSHSFCKACLQQYWEQKGSRECPVCRRRSSKQEPPYNLSLRNTCEAFLKERSQRAKAGSEVLCSLHSEKLKLFCLVDQIPVCLVCQTSRKHANHELLPVQEAAEEYKEKLRTALAPLQEKLKAFNAVKLDCDQTAEHIKSQAQHTERQIKMEFEKLQLFLKDEEAARIAALREEEMQKSQMMKEKIEKMTEEISSLSEQIRAIEQELGAEDISLLQSYKDVEKRAQCTLADPEKVSGALIDVAKHLGNLKYRVWEKMLGTVQYTPVTLDPNTAHPNLSLSEDLTSMRVSGESQQVPDNPERFDEWECVLGSEGFSSGRHCWDVEVGDEDYWMVGVAEESISRKGAVDLSPAGGVWSIWLINGAYAALTSPPTALTVRRKPQRVRVQLDWDRGEVSFSDPSDNTPLYTFKHSFTERVFPFFHPFFLQICPLKVSVRVE; the protein is encoded by the exons ATGGCGTCTGGATCTTCTCTCCTGGAAGAggagctctcctgtcctgtgtgcaCTGAAATCTTCAGGGATCCTGTTCTCCtgagttgcagtcacagcttctgtaaggcctgtctgcagcagtactgGGAACAGAAGGGATCTCGGGAGTGCCCAGtgtgcaggagaagatcttcCAAGCAAGAACCTCCCTAtaacctgtctctgaggaatACCTGTGAGGCGTTCTTAAAGGAGAGAAGTCAGAGAGCTAAAGCAGGatctgaagtgctctgcagtctgcacagtgagAAACTCAAACTCTTCTGTTTGGTGGATCAAATACCCGTCTGCCTTGTCTGCCAAACTtcaagaaaacatgcaaaccaTGAACTGCTACCAGTTCAAGAGGCTGCAGAAGAGTATAAG GAGAAACTCAGGACTGCACTGGCtccactgcaggagaagctaaaagcctttaatgcagtgaaactagactgtgatcaaacagcagagcacatcAAG agccaggcccagcacacagagagacagataaagatggagtttgagaaacttcagctgttcctaaaagatgaagaggcagccaggatcgctgcactgagggaggaagagatgcagaagagtcagatgatgaaggagaagattgagaagatgacagaagagatatcatccctttcagaacaaatcagagccatagaacaggagctgggagctgaagaCATCTCATTGCTCCAG aGTTACAAAGATGTGGAGAAACG agcccagtgcacactggcggatccagagaaggtctcaggagcgctgattgatgtggccaagcacctgggcaatctgaagtacagagtgtgggagaagatgctggggactGTTCAATACA ctcctgtgactctggacccaaacacagcacatcccaacctctcactgtctgaggatctgaccaGTATGAGAGTCAGTGGTGAGAGTCAGCAGGTTCCTgataatccagagagatttgatgagtgggagtgtgtgctgggctctgagggattcagctcagggagacactgctgggATGTAGAGGTGGGGGATGAAGATTACTGgatggtgggtgtggctgaagagTCCATCAGTAGGAAAGGGGCTGTGGATCTGAGCCCAGCAGGAGGAGTGTGGAGTATATGGCTGATCAATGGGGCATACGCAGCCCTGACCTCCCCACCTACAGCCCTCACTGTGCGGAGGAAACCCCagagggtcagagtgcagctggactgggacaggggggaggtgtcattctctgaccccagtgacaacactcctctctacacttttaaacactccttCACTGAGAGAGTCTTTCCATTCTTCCatcctttttttctgcagatCTGTCCACTGAAGGTGTCTGTAAGAGTGGAAtag